Genomic DNA from Amycolatopsis alba DSM 44262:
CCGGGGCTGGACGACCAGCTCTCCCCTGGCGTGGTGGCGTGCGACCACCTCGCCGAACGAAAGGCCCCGCCGCGGGGCGAGCACCTTCATCCGGTGCCCAGCGGCACGCCGGTGCGGACCGACAAGGTGTGGATGAACGTCCGGAACGGGCTCAGCCCGCCGGAGTCTTCGAACACCGCGTCGAATCCCGCCGCCATCAGCCGGGCGGCGTTGCTGCCGCCCACCACGTCGAGCTTCCCGCCGATCACGACCGGTGTCGTGACCAGCGCCTGCTGCGCGCGGAAGGCATCCATCAGGCGCACGCCGTCCCGGCAGCCGTGCCCGTTGACGCTGCTGATCACCACCAGATCCGGTCGCTGGAGCACACACTCGCGCACGATCGTCGCGTCCGGGACGCAGGCGCCGAGATTCCTCACCCGGCAGCCCAGTTCCTCCAGCAACAGCTCCAGGTACACCAGGTTCCAGGTGTGCGCGTCGGACGAGAGCCCGGTGACGATCACGTCGAGACCGGCGTCCGGGAGTGCGGGCTGGACGGCTTCGATGCTCATGGGGCGGCGTTCTCCCTCTCCTCGCCGTCCGGCCGCACGTCGATCTCGATCAGCGCGACCGCCTCTTCGGCCAGGCGCAACGCCTCCGCCGGGCTGCCCGCGGTCACCATCAGATCGCCGACGCGGTCCCACGAACTGCGCAGCCCGTCGAACCGGTCACCGGCCGAAACGCCGACGTCGCACAGGAACACCCCTTCGGCCTGCGACGCCTTCTCCACTCCGCGCACGTCTTCGATGAGACCCGGCTCGATGGACACGAACCGGACCGCGGCCCCGCCCGCGGCCTCGCGCGGCAGCACGTCCACGACCGGCTCGTCCTTCATCACCGAGAAGTAGGCGCGGTTCAGCTCCACCGGATAGGCGCGCTGGATCAGCTCGATGATGCCGTCACCGGCGAACCGGCCTGCGCATTCGACCAGGTACGGGACCCCGTCCGAGACGATCCATTCACAGTGGACGATCCCGGTGCCGAACCCGGCCGCGCCGGTGAGCCGCCGCGTCTCCTCGTTCAGCAGCGTGGTGAGCTCGTCCGGGATGCCGGCGGGGACGATATGCGCGAGCTCCACCGGGCGCGGCCCAGGGAACAACCGCTTGCCGGTGACGTTGGCGAACAACGGCTCGCCGTCCCGCAGCAGCATTTCGACGCTGTACTCGTCGCCATCGACGAAGCTCTCGGCGAGCATTTTCAGTTCCATCGCACGGTCCGGGACGAAGATCCCCTCGTCCTGCACGACACAGTTCGCCCACGCCTGGTCGGCCTCGGCCGCGTCGGTGAGCACCTGCGTCCCCACCGACGCCTGGCGGTTCGCGGGCTTCAGGACGGTCTTCCCCGGATGCCGCGCCATGAACTCGCGGACCTCGTCGGGGCTTTCGACCCGCGCCGACGCCGGGTTCGCGATCCCCGCCGCCCGGCTGACCAGGCGCAGCACCGCCTTGTCCCGCAGGATCTGCGCGGCGCCGAACCCCGCGCCCGGCAGGCCGTAGCGTTCCGCGAGCCGGGCCGCGAACGGGGTCGCGTACTCGGTCAGCGGCACCACCGCGGCCGGATCGAGGTCGCGGTGGACGTGGTAGAACTCGTCCGCCTTGCCGGGGAGGTGGAACTCCCATTCGATCAGTTCGCGCACCAGCGCCGAACCGGCCACCGTCTCCCGTGCGTTGCGTTTGCGGACGACATCGGGCTCTTCGACGAAGATGA
This window encodes:
- a CDS encoding cobalamin B12-binding domain-containing protein, whose translation is MSIEAVQPALPDAGLDVIVTGLSSDAHTWNLVYLELLLEELGCRVRNLGACVPDATIVRECVLQRPDLVVISSVNGHGCRDGVRLMDAFRAQQALVTTPVVIGGKLDVVGGSNAARLMAAGFDAVFEDSGGLSPFRTFIHTLSVRTGVPLGTG
- a CDS encoding ATP-grasp domain-containing protein, whose protein sequence is MTRPVVLVGFVAAALGSSIKDFQPDGSVIFVEEPDVVRKRNARETVAGSALVRELIEWEFHLPGKADEFYHVHRDLDPAAVVPLTEYATPFAARLAERYGLPGAGFGAAQILRDKAVLRLVSRAAGIANPASARVESPDEVREFMARHPGKTVLKPANRQASVGTQVLTDAAEADQAWANCVVQDEGIFVPDRAMELKMLAESFVDGDEYSVEMLLRDGEPLFANVTGKRLFPGPRPVELAHIVPAGIPDELTTLLNEETRRLTGAAGFGTGIVHCEWIVSDGVPYLVECAGRFAGDGIIELIQRAYPVELNRAYFSVMKDEPVVDVLPREAAGGAAVRFVSIEPGLIEDVRGVEKASQAEGVFLCDVGVSAGDRFDGLRSSWDRVGDLMVTAGSPAEALRLAEEAVALIEIDVRPDGEERENAAP